The Tripterygium wilfordii isolate XIE 37 chromosome 21, ASM1340144v1, whole genome shotgun sequence genome segment ATATTTTCCATATATAATTGGGTCCAAGAACctgaatcaaacaaagaatgagATCTTTCTACTATGCAGATGAGAATTTCTGTGCTGGTAACTTGAATTGACTTTACCAGTTCACAAGGAAGGATTGAGCTCTTTCAGAGGCCAACTTATCTGCTGTGGAGTTACTGATGGGCTCAAACCATATGGCAAGTAGGACAATTCCAATAATACCTCCTTGCTCCTTCTGAACGATTAATGATAAAGTAAGATTGTGTGAAGATCCTTGAGAGAAAACCTGGTACATCTGCAAAATATATAAGCTCGATGTTACCTGGTACTTCCTTCTGTAAATATCTACAGCAGCTGCATGTGATAGGATAATATTATGTGCTGCTATGAGCGGTTCCTTCTCTGAATCCCCATCAGTACAGTTTCCAAACGGGCTTGAACAACGTGCTGGTGGATACTCACCTGTACGATAACCGTATAAGGCTACTAAGTTAGGCTCGTTGAAGGTAACCCAGTATTTCACCCTGCCTCCAAAGGATCTAAAGCATATGTCTGCAAAATATACAAAATCTTCCCTGAAAAGAAAGGATGAAAACATTGTGTGAAGATCCTTAAGAGCTAGTCAGTTTTTTAACTAGATTCTCAAAACAAAGTGGAACCTATGCTATTTATCCTTATCCTCAATGTGAAACTATATTCCTAAAATGGAGAATAAGTTACATACTGCAAATTGGGGCTTAGCCAACTTCCATATCTTTCCTCAAGTTCTTGAGGGATATCGTAGTGAGTTAACGTTACAAACGGTTCAATACCTGCCAATAGCAGCCTTTCAAATGATGAAACAGTTGACAGAACATGGACTGTATATTAAGTTAAGACATAGAAAACCTTTAAGAAGAAGAGCATCAATGAGTTCATTATAAAAGTTGATCCCGGCCTCATTGACATCTCCAAATCTTCCTTCTGTAAGCAAATTGTATATAGTTTCATTATAAcctgcttataaattcaagaaagcAGAACAACAAAAAGTGGCAGAGCTTTACTAGGTAAAATTCGAGCCCATGAAATTGAGAATCGGTAGCTATTGACTCCAAGAGAATCCATCAAGTCAATGTCTTCCTGTCTcatgcattaaaaaaataatcacaATTGAAGGAGACATCTTAGCTTCTGCACATAAAAAATTCCCCACCagctaaataaaaacaaagagtgTGACAAAAGAAGAGGAATGCGTGTACAAGATATCGATGATAATGATCCAATGCAACATCTCCATTGCTTCCATCAATTATGACACCTGCAACAACAAAGTAAAAAAAGACATTTTCTAGTCAAATCCTGCTTATCATCTATGAAACTGCACTGACAAGATGCATATTTAACTCTGCAGAATATAATACTCAATCTCACCTGGTTTGTGTGCGAAAACATCCCAATTGCTCAACCCTTTACCATCATCTAAATAAGCACCTTCAAACTGCAATACTTCACAAAATAAAATTCTCTTTCTATACAAATTGAGTATGAAATGACTAACAATCATATACTGAAAGAAATTGTGTAGGATTTATACCAGGGTTTTCTCCCTGTTATATGATTTCCCCAACTTCAGGATATGAAATCTAAGTAAAAGAGAAGAGTGTGAATTAAAAGACAGACCTGGTAAGAAGAGGAGGCAGTGCCGAAAAGAAAGTTGACAGGAAGTGGAGAAGGATCAAAGCTCTCTTCAATAGTTTGCAGACGGGGAGAAACAAAGAGAGATAACGTCAAGAGAATGTTTGTTATGAAGAGAAGTTTAGAAAGTGCAGAAGTTCCCATGGTTGCAGAGAAAGCAAGCTCTCACTTCACTGGCAGAGCAGGTATAGTCAGTTTAGAATTATTGCTTATCTTTCTATTTTCAGTTGTTTATAAACGCTTTTTTAGAAGTATTTGTCAAGTGGGGATTTTAAAAGCCTAACCTACACTTGTTCTTATTTTATAGGGCAAGAAAAAgattctttgactttttttgcctcccacaaacatttaagtttttttttttttttaaaaaaatttatttatggaGGGGAATAGATTCCAAAAACTGATTCCGCTGAGCGCCATGACATCAGGCACTCTATTACACAACTAAAGAGTCAAATAATCTTATAGGTAATAGAGCAGAGATTGAATGTACTCGAGAATAAAATCATGAGGTGTGAGACACTACCATTTTGAGCTTTCTAATAGTAATAATATACAAAATCTTCCCTGAAAAGAAAGGATGAAAACATTGTGTGAAGATCCTTAAGAGCTAGTCAGTTTTTTAACTAGATTCTCAAAACAAAGTAAAACCTATGCTATTTATCCTTATCCTCAATGTGAAACTATATTCCTTAAATGGAGAATAAGTTACATACTGCGAATTGGGGCTTAGCCAACCTCCATATCTTTCCTCAAGTTCTTGAGGGATATCGTAGTGAGTTAACGTTACAAACGGTTCAATACCTGCCAATAGCAGCTTTTCAAATGATTAAACAGTTGACAATGTTGCTTACAGCCAacttttgtttttgacagaaCATGGACTATATATTAAGTTAGACAGGGAATACTTTTAAGAAGAAGAGCATTAATGAGCTCATTATAAAAGTTGACCCCACCCTCATTGACACCTCCAAATCTTCCTTCTGTAAGCAAATTGTATATAGTTTCATTATAACCTGCATATAAATTCAAGAGAGCAGAACAACAAAAAGAGGAAGAGCTTTACTAGGTAAAATTCGTGCCCATGAAATCAAGAATCGGTAGCTATTGACTCCAAGAGAATCCATTAAGTCAATGTCTTCCTGTCTCATGCATTACAAAAATAATCACAATTGAATGAGATATCTTAGCTCCTGCACATAAAAAATTTGGCACCAGCTAAATAGAAACAAAGAGTatgacaaaagaagaagaataagaagaatgcGTATACAAGATATCGATGATAATGATCCAACGCAACATCTCCATTGCTTCCATCAATTATTACACCTGCGAACaacaaagttaaaaaaaaaaagaagacactTTCTACTCAGATCATTCCAGCTTATCATATGAAACTGCATTGGCAAGATGCATATGTAACTTTGCAGAATATAATACTCAATCTCACCTGGTTTGTGCGCAAAAAATCCCAATTGCTCAACCCTTTACCATCATCTAAATAAGCACCTTCAAACTGCAATACTGCACAAAGTAAAATTCTCTTTCCATACAAGTTGATTATGAAATGACTAACAATCATATGCCAAAAGAAATTGTGTAGGATTTATACCAGGGTTTTCCTCCTGTTATATGATTTCATTTTCATCAACTTTAGGATATGAAATATaagtgaagaaaaaagagagtgtAAATTAAAAGACAGACCTGATAAGAAGAGGAGGCAGTGCCGAAAAGAAAGTTGACAGGAAGTGGGGATGGATCAAAGCTCTCTCTAATAGTTTGCAGATGGGGAGAAACAAAGAGTGATAACATCAAGAGAATGTTTGTTATGAAGAGAAGTTTAGAAAGTGCAGAAGTTCCCATGGTTGCAGAGAAAGCAAGCTCTCACTTTACTGCAGAGTAGGTATAGTTAGTTTAGTATTATTCTACTTTTTGTATCTACTCTTTCTGTTTTCAGTTGTTTATACTTTTATATAAGTTTTTTCTGTCTAGAAGTGTTGTCAAGTGGGAATTTTAAAAAGCCTAATCTAACATTTGTTCTTATTTTATAGGGTGCTTTTCCAGAGCAGGGAACAGTTGCTTTGACTTTTGCCTCTCACAAACATATGCTATATTCTCATCTTgagctttcttttattttttaaagaataatttcattaattaaaatgAATTACAATCAAAGATAAGTAAAAGCCTGAATTGAGAGCTAGGAAGCCAATTCCTAAATGATTGAAACTGATTAGGCCAAGCGTCCTAAGTGAAGTCAGGGTATCAGCCGCTCTATTACAAATAATTTGATTAACATAGCACGCATCATATAAATGGAATCAACAAAATTGTTTCCTTTTTATGCTTTCATCTAAGAGAGAGATCCTCATGCTTAAAGACAGTAAGATATTGAAGAGAATCATATGTGATACTCTCTTCCGAAATGAACATTCCATAAGAACTATACCTTTGATATCTCCGCAATATTCTGATGCAGGCTATCTGGTTTGCCTCAAACCCATAGCTCAATCACCAACACTGTACTCCTTGAGAAGTCACCTTTGAGGTAGGAAAAATCTGCGCAAAGCATTTTTACTTAAAAAGTAGTTACTGCCATCTGAAATCTATCGGATGGTGCTTTGCCAAGCAAGTGGAAAAATGGGAGAGACTAGGATTTAGGAAAGCAAACAATGCACATAGGTGAAACCTGGTTTGTGCCGGAAACAAGAAAATGTGTGGACACTCGTAAGTTACAAGTCCTACTAGTGATGTTTTAGAGCACAGCAGGGTAAGCAATCTCAAAAGATATGTTCTTTGGGTCACTGCTACACAGCTACAGCCAATATGATGCATAAATTAATCTCCTTAAAactaaagaaaatcaataaatttaataaagcATGAATTCAAAGGATAAcaccaaaaaaatatacatatatatttgtcgGTCGATTATGCATTTTATAAAGTGTAAGATAGTACGATGTCGTTCtcgattttaaaaaatataagtgTAAGTTTATGGTTATACTAATATTGTTTTCAGTTGTTTATACTTTTATATAAGTTATTTCTGTCTAGAAGTGTTGTCAAGTGGGAATTTTAAAAAGCCTAACCTATAACATTTGTTCTTATTTTATAGGGTGCTTTTCCAAAGCGGGGAACAGTTGCTTTGACTTTTGCCTCCCACAAACATATGCTATATTCTCATCTTgagctttattttattttttaaagaataaTTTCAGCCCTAAGTGAAGTCAGGGTATCAGCCGCTCTATAACACAAATCATCATACAAATAATTTGATTAACATAGCACGCATCATATAAATGGAATCAacaaaattttttcctttttatgctTTCATCTAAGAGAGAGTTCCTCATGCTTAATGACAGTAAGATATTGAAGAGAATCATATGTGATACTCTCTTCCGAAATGAAAATTCCATAAGAACTATACCTTTGATATCTCCGCAATATTCTGATGCAGGCTATCTGGTTTGCCTCAAACCCATAGCTCAATCACCGACACTGTAACTCCTTGAGAAGTCACCTTTGAGGTAGGAAAAATCTGCGCAAAACATTTTTACTTAAAAAGTAGTTACTGCCATCTGAAATCTATCGGATGGAGCTTTGCCAAGCAAGTGGAAAAATGGGAGAGACTAGGATTTAGGAAAGCAAACAATGCACATAGGTGAAACCTGGTTTGTGCTGGAAACAAGAAAATGTGTGGACACTTGTAAGTTAACAAGTCATACTAGTGATGTTTGAGAGCACAGGCAGGGTAAGCAATCCCAAAAGGTATGTTCTTTGGGTCACTGCTACACAGCTACAGCCAATATGAT includes the following:
- the LOC119989128 gene encoding beta-glucosidase 45-like isoform X5 encodes the protein MRQEDIDLMDSLGVNSYRFLISWARILPKGRFGDVNEAGINFYNELIDALLLKGIEPFVTLTHYDIPQELEERYGSWLSPNLQEDFVYFADICFRSFGGRVKYWVTFNEPNLVALYGYRTGEYPPARCSSPFGNCTDGDSEKEPLIAAHNIILSHAAAVDIYRRKYQKEQGGIIGIVLLAIWFEPISNSTADKLASERAQSFLVNWFLDPIIYGKYPAEMIEVLGPMLPEFSGNDKEKLKNGLDFIGINHYSSFYVQDCLYSSCEPQLGTSKVAGSYGVASEKNGVPIGELTTLSWLNVYPQGMQRIITYVKERYNNIPMFITENGYGEVSYPNSTIEEHVNDFKRMEYMSEYLDALLSTIREGADVRGYFAWSLLDNFEWTSGYTVRFGLYYIDYSTLSRTPKLSATWYKEYIAKYIALKSQMPERYK
- the LOC119989128 gene encoding beta-glucosidase 46-like isoform X2, whose product is MGTSALSKLLFITNILLMLSLFVSPHLQTIRESFDPSPLPVNFLFGTASSSYQFEGAYLDDGKGLSNWDVFAHKPGVIIDGSNGDVALDHYHRYLEDIDLMDSLGVNSYRFSISWARILPKGRFGDVNEAGINFYNELIDALLLKGIEPFVTLTHYDIPQELEERYGSWLSPNLQEDFVYFADICFRSFGGRVKYWVTFNEPNLVALYGYRTGEYPPARCSSPFGNCTDGDSEKEPLIAAHNIILSHAAAVDIYRRKYQKEQGGIIGIVLLAIWFEPISNSTADKLASERAQSFLVNWFLDPIIYGKYPAEMIEVLGPMLPEFSGNDKEKLKNGLDFIGINHYSSFYVQDCLYSSCEPQLGTSKVAGSYGVASEKNGVPIGELTTLSWLNVYPQGMQRIITYVKERYNNIPMFITENGYGEVSYPNSTIEEHVNDFKRMEYMSEYLDALLSTIREGADVRGYFAWSLLDNFEWTSGYTVRFGLYYIDYSTLSRTPKLSATWYKEYIAKYIALKSQMPERYK
- the LOC119989128 gene encoding beta-glucosidase 46-like isoform X3, whose protein sequence is MGTSALSKLLFITNILLTLSLFVSPRLQTIEESFDPSPLPVNFLFGTASSSYQFEGAYLDDGKGLSNWDVFAHKPGVIIDGSNGDVALDHYHRYLEDIDLMDSLGVNSYRFSISWARILPKGRFGDVNEAGINFYNELIDALLLKGIEPFVTLTHYDIPQELEERYGSWLSPNLQEDFVYFADICFRSFGGRVKYWVTFNEPNLVALYGYRTAAVDIYRRKYQKEQGGIIGIVLLAIWFEPISNSTADKLASERAQSFLVNWFLDPIIYGKYPAEMIEVLGPMLPEFSGNDKEKLKNGLDFIGINHYSSFYVQDCLYSSCEPQLGTSKVAGSYGVASEKNGVPIGELTTLSWLNVYPQGMQRIITYVKERYNNIPMFITENGYGEVSYPNSTIEEHVNDFKRMEYMSEYLDALLSTIREGADVRGYFAWSLLDNFEWTSGYTVRFGLYYIDYSTLSRTPKLSATWYKEYIAKYIALKSQMPERYK
- the LOC119989128 gene encoding beta-glucosidase 46-like isoform X1, with translation MGTSALSKLLFITNILLTLSLFVSPRLQTIEESFDPSPLPVNFLFGTASSSYQFEGAYLDDGKGLSNWDVFAHKPGVIIDGSNGDVALDHYHRYLEDIDLMDSLGVNSYRFSISWARILPKGRFGDVNEAGINFYNELIDALLLKGIEPFVTLTHYDIPQELEERYGSWLSPNLQEDFVYFADICFRSFGGRVKYWVTFNEPNLVALYGYRTGEYPPARCSSPFGNCTDGDSEKEPLIAAHNIILSHAAAVDIYRRKYQKEQGGIIGIVLLAIWFEPISNSTADKLASERAQSFLVNWFLDPIIYGKYPAEMIEVLGPMLPEFSGNDKEKLKNGLDFIGINHYSSFYVQDCLYSSCEPQLGTSKVAGSYGVASEKNGVPIGELTTLSWLNVYPQGMQRIITYVKERYNNIPMFITENGYGEVSYPNSTIEEHVNDFKRMEYMSEYLDALLSTIREGADVRGYFAWSLLDNFEWTSGYTVRFGLYYIDYSTLSRTPKLSATWYKEYIAKYIALKSQMPERYK
- the LOC119989128 gene encoding beta-glucosidase 45-like isoform X4, producing the protein MRQEDIDLMDSLGVNSYRFSISWARILPKGRFGDVNEAGINFYNELIDALLLKGIEPFVTLTHYDIPQELEERYGSWLSPNLQEDFVYFADICFRSFGGRVKYWVTFNEPNLVALYGYRTGEYPPARCSSPFGNCTDGDSEKEPLIAAHNIILSHAAAVDIYRRKYQKEQGGIIGIVLLAIWFEPISNSTADKLASERAQSFLVNWFLDPIIYGKYPAEMIEVLGPMLPEFSGNDKEKLKNGLDFIGINHYSSFYVQDCLYSSCEPQLGTSKVAGSYGVASEKNGVPIGELTTLSWLNVYPQGMQRIITYVKERYNNIPMFITENGYGEVSYPNSTIEEHVNDFKRMEYMSEYLDALLSTIREGADVRGYFAWSLLDNFEWTSGYTVRFGLYYIDYSTLSRTPKLSATWYKEYIAKYIALKSQMPERYK